The genome window GGAATCATCAGACCACAGAAATCCAACCTGTGACCTATTTCAACCTGTAATCCTATATTTGTTCCTTTGGCAGTGGGAACTCAATGGGTAACACAAAAAATAAACAGCACAGTTGGTATGCTTTTGTCAGGTAAGAGTGATCCAAGGTCTTGGGCAGCATTAAGATTTGATCAGATGTACACTAATTAGAACAGGCTAAATGGCCTTATTCCTGTCCCATGTCCCCGGTACCTGTAATTTTCAGGGCAGCTGTAGCATTGTGTAAATTCCATCTTCTCTTTAATAATGAATTGGGGTGGAAATTAGTCTCTGGCTTTTTGAACTCATCATGCAATTAGCTGAATGTTTGATAGACCAGTTACGATGATCCTATAATACCACAATATGTAGTATCAGAATGTCTAATGAAATGATCCATCTTCTTGATGCAGGCAAGTACCTAAAAGTCAACTGACATCCTCCTCATGTGACTGACATTAAAAATTCTGCATTGGGTTTCCTGAATATGTATTCTGTCAATATGCtatctaaccatgccagtatgcTTATATCAGTTGTTTTATAAGTTCTGCAAGTGAATCCTAAAGGGAACATAATCATTCTTTGATGAGACCTACTGATGTGACAATGAatacttctccttctccaattgGTCAATAGCCAGGTGTCAGCATTCAATGACTCTTTCCTCACTCAGTTTATTTCATATTTACGACAGTTGCAGTACACGGTTGGACAGCCAGCAGACTCAACGGAAGACACTAATGTGTGGCCAAGTGGGAGTAAATTGCAGTCACAGGGCTTTAGTTTGTAGGGAAGAGGGAGCCATTTCAGAATTTCCTGGAGTTCTGAATAAGGCCCTAAAaatgaaaaagagagaaaaaatggacTCAGATACTCATCATTGTTGTTAAAAAATATACGTCTCACTGagaatatattaatttatttattgagataaagtgcggaataggcccttctagcccttagagccgcaccacccagcaattctccaatttaatcctagcctaatcacagaataatttataatgaccaattaacctaccaactttggactgagagaggaaactggagcaccctgaagaaacccacacagttatggagagaatgtagaaactccttacaggcagttgcCAGTAGTAATTGAAAATGATAGGTGCCACAGTTTGAATCATTAGGTATGTGATGGATATTTTCCAAATTAATCCCTCTTTCTTTTCAACTTATTAAAATCTTTATTTAAAAGTTAAGACACATTTAATTCCAACAACCATTCCTGGTGATTAATTCATTAATAACCATGACAGAAATATGTTCCCTTACACATCCATGATGAATGTAAAATTTATACTGCCTTGCAAGTACATACCTGATCAAAGATATAATGGGGCCCAATGTTTGAATGATGGATACCGAGAAGTGAATGGTGAATGTAGATTCCTCAAGATATGGAGAATCATTTGATAGTAACACCACCATCacattattgtgtgcagttctgatcaagaTATCAATCagattgaaagagtgctgagaaaatttacaaggattttgctgggacttgaggaccttaATTATGAGGAAAAATTGAatggattaggactttattcctggaatgtaggagaatgaagggagatttgatagcagtatacaaaattatgagtggtgggtaaatgcaagcaggctttttccactgaggttgggtgagactcgcactataggtcatgggttaaaggtgaaacatttaacatGAGGGGGTACTTTTTcagtcaaagggtggtgagagtgtggaaccaaTGGGAGTAGtggatgcagttttgttttgaatatttaagagaaatttggataggtacatggatgggaggggtttgaaGGGCTATGTTTCAGATGCAAgtagatgagactaggcagaataattgtttgtcacagactaaatgggccaaagggcctgtttctgtgttgtagtgttcggTTAGACTAGAATGGATTCAAGATCATAAGTGGTTAAATTGCTGGATGTGTATCCAAAACATGGATTGTTGAACTGGGTAGATGTTTGAATACCGACACAGAAAATTCAAATTCAGATAAATCCAGATTTATCCAGATCCAGAAATAAAGGATCATTAATGCTGCTCAAGGGAGGAATTCTACTATCCTCCCTTGCAGTGTACACCAGAACCACTGCAACGTAGTACATTTTTTGGTGAAATAGCCTTACAAACCACACAGTTCAGGGGTTAGAGGTTTACACTGACATAGTCAACAACACCCACATCTCTCTCCTTGGCAGCCCGACTGATTAATAGTCTGGCCAGGAAGGCAGGCAGCAAGAGGTTGTAGccagaatgcaggaggaagtgATCAGGGCTTGGCACATGGAATCTGACTGTGCTGATAAAGGCCGATCTCATGAAACATCAGCTTGGATTTGCATGGCTCAAACAGGGACGTGTACAGCAACTCGGCAGCTTATTCCAAGATGCTTAATTTTAAACCTCCACTCCATTCTTTACTCCTCCGTTGTCTCTGTGGAGGAGGGAATTCAGGTCTTCATTCCAcattcaaaattttaaataaccCAGACATTGTCCTCTTACAGTTTGATATTCTGTTTATCACTAGTAAATGCCAAGTATTCTTCAATTCTTTCTATTATTTCCATAAGTCAATGCATGCTTTTCAGCTCTTGTGTATTACCAAAAGGCATAGAGTGAGTGGATTGCCACAacacttttccccagggtggaaatggctaatacaaaagaACGTAATTGGAGAAATgtatagggtggggggggggggcgggagagtGTTGATGTCAGAGGCATGttcattacacagagagtgatgggtccATAGAacacactgcctggggtggtggtcgaAGCAGCTATACTGGAgccatttaaaaaactcttaagtaagcacacagatgaaagaaacatggaggatggaagggttagattgatcttagagcaggttaaaaggtcagcacatcatgggctgaagggtctgtactgtgctgaagtgcaccttgacacaccaaatcatccctGGTACAACCAATTGGTTTTGGAAGTCACACAATTAGTTAAttggagatcaccatgtgcagtcaaggtgtttcaattgattgttgtaaaaatacacctgtatctagaAGGGCCAGctgctggagagtcagtatcctggttaaaagctacaccatgaagacaaaagaatactccaagcaactctgtcaAAAGGTTACTGAAACACACAAGTCAGGAAATGGATACAAgacaatttccaagtcactgaatatctcttggagtacagttaagtcaatcatcaagagatggaaagaatatggcacacactgtaaatctgcctagagcaggccatcctcaaaaactgagtgaccctgaaagaaggggaccagtgagggaggccaccaagagatctatgtcaactctggagaagttacaagttttagtggctgagatgggagagactgcgcaatcaacaactgttgcctgggtgcttcaccagtcgcagctttatggaagAGTGACAACGAGAAAGACACTGTTGATAAAAACTCACATAAAATTTTGGCAAGAGTTTGCCAGAAAgcttgtgggagactctgaagtcagctggaagaaggatctatggtctgatgaaatcaaaattgagctttttgatcatcagactaaacactatgtttggtatAAGCcagacactgcacatcatcaaaaacacaccatcactACCGTGAATCAcggtggtgactgcatcatgcagtggggatgcttcactgcagtaggccctaaaaggcttgtgaaggtagagggtaaaatgaatgctgtaaaatacagggaaatcctggaggaaaacctgatgcagtctgcaagagaactgagacttgggagaagatttgttttccagcaagacaatgaccccaagcataaagccaaagctacacaagaatggcctaaaacaacaaagttaatgtcctggagtggccaagtcagagtccagatccaattgagaatttgtggctaaacttgaaaagtgctgttcattcatgatccccatgcaatctgacagagtttgagcagttttgtaaagaagaatggggaaaaattagtgtccagatgtgcaaagctaatagagaccttTCCACactgactcaaggctgtaattgctgccaaaggtgcatctactaaatactgacttgaatcaATTatacaatcagttattttgtgttttatatttgtaattaatttagatcatttgtagagatcagttttcactttcacatggaagagtctttttctgttcatCAGTGTCTAAAAAGCCAGATCAGCCAAAAaaacccactgtgattcaatgttgtaagacaataaaacacacaAACTTTCAAGGGGGTGAaatctttttataggcactgtatcttGCATGCACTGTACATACTGCAGATCTTGAAAATCTGAGATAAAAATCAGAAAATAGTGGAACTGCCCAGGAGTTTACGTGGTTCCTGCTGAGAGAAACAGAAGAATAATTTGGCGGACTATTATCAGAAAtggatattaagatattaagagACACAGTTGGTTGGGTTGGGGATGGGTAGGGAGAAGAAATGGGAGTAAAACGAAGGAAGTCTGTAATGGGGTGGAAGGCAGCCAAGATTAAATAACAAGAAGGAAAACAGTGCAAGGGAAAGGGCAGGATAGATTCCCCAAAAGTGGTGTTGCAGGTAGGTAGGGTGGTGAAGGCAGCTTTTGGCACAccagccttcatcagtcagggcagtgATGATAGGAGTAGGAATGTCACTTTGCAACTGAATAAAATGTTGATGAGGCACATTTGGAACACTGTACTCAGTTTTATCAGcctgctacaggaaagatgccattaagctagaaagagtgcaaaggagatttacaaggactcgAAGGACTGTGTTATAAAGAGAGAGATTCAGCAGGCTAGGGCTTTATAACTTGGAGCATGggggaatgaggggtgatcttatggaggtgtataaaattatgaggggcatagatagagtgaatgcacagAATCTGTTTCCATGGATTGTGTAATCAAGAACTTGAAGATCCAAGGttagggtgagggaggagatttaatgagaacatagaacatagaataatacagcacagtacaggcccttcggcacacaaaAGAACCTGAAGGGTAACTTTTTTACCAGTATATGGGACATGCTGTCGGAGGAAGTGACTGAGGCAAACACATTAACGACATTTAAAAGAGATTTGAATAAGAATGTGGATAGGAGTGGTTTAGAGTAGGGCATCCCAACCTTTATTTTAATGCCATGtgtccctaccattaaccaaggggcccATGGATCCCAGGATAGGAATCcctggtttagaaggatatgggtcaaacaTGGGCAATTTAGATCAGCTTAGATAGGCCTGTTAGGTGGCCCTGTTTCAATACTGTATGACTCTAATGAATGTGAGGGTCTGCAAATAGCAAcagtgaaaattcaaacaacGTGGCCAGAGAAATTCCACACAAAGAAATGACATTTGGGTTGGGATAGATATAAggaaaaaattagtgggaggtacagggagagacagaaatTTGGAGCAGGCTTTGTATGTTATGGAAAGATATTACAACATAATTTTGAAAGATTACTTTGGGAAAGGGTGAGGCACACAAGACTCATTGTATTAGCCAGCAGTGTCTCTTTGACATTCACTAAAACCATACTAATCTATTATTAGAACACACTGACCTCATTTACCTCAATGAACGGTAATACTTCATTAGTACGAGTTCCTTCAGTGTCACACAAAAGAGTTAacaacagattattatctgatgTTAGGTTTTGATTCCCCTGTTTACTGTTTGGATTCTGATTTGGCACAAGTGCTTGGTGTGCTCCCATTAGATTTCCTGTAAATCAAAATATATTTTATCACTttctaaaaaaaacataaaaaaagGCAATCAAATGCCAAAGACCTACCACCACGGATGGCACATCAAAAGACTGCATCTGCCGGGGAATCCTCTTGTTGCTCAAACAATAGCAGGTGTAGCACCAGTTATTGACAAATGTTCTTTCCAGTTAGTCAAATAAGCACCTTATCTCTTTTACTGCTATCCACAGAAATCCTGTATCAAATGAAGTCTCAATTGTGTTTGTGGTGTGCCATTGTCTGGCACAAGTCTTCTTGGGCACTTCCAGACAGAACTATTGGTATCGAAATCGAATGCATCACTGAAAGGTTTTGAGGCTGTAGTTCAGAATGGTTATGAGGTGTCAAGGCACATTTCAAGCTGGTTATTTGTCAGGGTTCGCTGAATAAAAATGTCACAGCATGGTTTAACTGTCCAACACCTTCTGACAAACCATGATAAAGCACCTGTCTGACTGTGTTTCTGAGCAGACATTTATTGCCAACGCAAACACTGGTGCCATGTAACACTGTTACACTTTACATCAACAAATGCAATGTGCATCACTTGTGAATGATTTGTTGATAAACAATAAATACACAAAAGCACCCAGGCATTGCAATTTGGTGAATGAAAGGCTGCTGAAAACCATTTTGCTTCTGTGCTTTAGAGTTAAAGATAATGAAACAAACTGCCTTTTCTGGGCCACAGAACCATTTGCCCTGGTGAATTTCTGTCAGCTCATAGCTTTTTAAGCGATTTGTCACTTAAGACGGTCTGAATAAGCTCTGGCTCCTTGTCACTAGGCAGAAGGTTTTTCTCTCTGAGCTCCACGAGAAGATTGCTGACCCCTCTCCACTTCTTGACCACGCGGCGTTCCCGCTGCTTGCTGATCTTTATCTGCTGCCTGAGGTAATCCACTTCATCCTGTAGCTGGATTATCTTCCTCTTGGCGACAACAGGATTTGCCAAACAGTAACTGTGCTCTTGGAACACTTCCTTGATGCTGCTGGTTTGGGTACTGGTACTACTACATGTATTTGTGCTAATGTTAGTGTTACTGCCAGAGCTGGTGAAGGACTTGGGTGGGGTTTGTTCGTTACTGATGCCCCCAGAAGTCAGGGGGGACTTTCTGCCTGCTAATTTcttcaaaagaaaaagaagaagaattaCTATTAGTACTTTATGCCACTTTAAAAATTTCTTCCCCTCAGGCCAATAATCTGATCAACCTTTCTAGTTAgctcccacccaccccctctaATTTAGTACCTCAGACGCCGCAACGCACTTTAAACATTTTAAACTGCTTATTATAAACATGGTTGCAATGTAAATGCATGCTAGTATTTATGTATTTACCCACATTTTTATTCCAAATCCTTAGTTTAAcctttaacttatttttatatagttctttataattgttgaatgttgctcTTTGTTGCTTCTCAAGCCAATTCACTGTAGCAAATTCCTACTATATACACATATCAATAGCTAGGGcaccttttgcacagtactccataattttatgtattgcactgtactgctgctgtaaaaaaaaacattcattacatttgtcactgatcataaacctgattctgatatgggtctcttttgtggagagattgggaagggggcagggacaggttgggaaaaggggaagagagaggaagcACCAGACAGACATTCTATAATGTTCAaatcaattgcttggaatcaaattgccttgcctggtgtctcagagctgggtgtatctGAACACCTTTTCCACACCCCCTGcactggcattccttctctgccacatgtcccaaacccctcctgtggcactccaacctcactattcccaacattctttgctctagccagatttacaaactttctCTCCACTCCATCCCAACCCTTCTGCATCTTAATACTAACCTGACGTATTGCTCATGTGCTtctaacctgaaatgttaattctcgctttccacagaagctgcttgaCCTTCTGAGTGTTTTTCAGAATTTTCTGATCACATTTCCAATTTCCACTCTTTTGACTTCCTAATCTTACTTGTGACAGGCAGGTAACCATGGGTTGGGGTTGACAAAGAAAAGATTAAAGatgtcacatgtactttgaaatatACATTGATTTATGCCAAATCAAATCAGCCAGGATTTGCTGGGCAGCTCGTAAGCGCTGCCATGCTTCTGGCGCTAACTAACTTTggatgcgggaggaaactggaacacctggcgAGAACATTCAGCTCCTTACAGGCAAAGGTGAGAAACAAACCCTGATCTCACAACTAGCGCTGTAAAGGAaagtgttaaccactacactaccacgcatAGGAAGTGGAGCAATAGAAGAAATGGATGGAGAAGTTGACAGGAGCGTAGAGAGGTGGAAGAGATAGAGGAGGCAGCAATAAAGGAGAGAAAGCACGAGTCAGCAGCTTTTACAATGATAACGAGTGTGACACTGAAAAAACTGAACAATTGTCTAAGCTAAAACTTGTTTTGGTGTTTCAATGACTCTCTATTAACTCCCTTTCTTTGTAGTCTCTATAATCTACTTTCTCTCAGCATTTTCATCCTACCTTTGACATCCTGTACTTGGTTCCTTTTACAAAAGCAGTAAGTTTTGCTAATAAGACACAAGGAAAACATTATTTCTGTAACATTAAACTTTTCAGAAATCAGTATTGATgccaataattaaaaaaaattaaattgatgatcatttcaattttaaaaatgtattgaGATGTCTGTCATTGATCTCACTAAACATAAATTTATTATGCAGTTTGATAGGGTAGATGTGAAATTGATAATTCCCTTGGCTGGGAGTCTAGAAATGATTAGCTTATGAAGAGAGAAGAAGAAAGACCAGTGAAGCCTTGAATTTTCATATGCAAGAGAGTTGAGGTTCAATTACTATTTTCTGGACAGACCAATAGATCTTGATGCTAATAAAATCAAGGAAGATTGGATTTAAACAGAACGTGGTACAGAGCTTAAAGGTTATTGGAGtaaaaaagttgcattgtttgctgtgtaaccaaaactatgtagtcagttttgatgtagattatgtagtctgagtttgctatttgctatgcatgtatccaatttagtaggagaatgaaatcttaagaatttagaagacaatggtgtgttaatgagaggtagctaagggatgtagattatgtagtctgagtttgctatttgctatgcatgtatccaatttagtaggagaatgaaatcttaagaatgtggaagataatggtgtgttaatgagaggtagctaagagatgtagattagaacatgattaagtcaatgggtagaaacaatagtggcggatgtacttgtgatatgcaactgtagaccaattggatatgctaatgcaactaaaccaggagatggctataaaaaatgctatgtacaaggatcggtgggcaatcagcgactagctcaatgactgtctcagctttgatttgcaaattaaagtttaatacttcttgaagaatcttatgcatctcctggtcgtttgtggggcacgagaaaccacgacaaggtCAACCATGATCTTTACTGAATGGGGCTGGAGTTTGGGGTCAATACTGAAAGTCAGAGCCCAAAGGCTGATTGGCCATCTGGAAGTCAAAACCCAATTACTGAAGCCTGGAGATTGGAGGCTGAAAGCCTGGAGGTGTGATTGTGTATGTCTGTAAGTGGGCAGGAAGAAAGGGTcctttaaaaatgtttttattgagatgcagtgtggaataggcccttctggccccttgagccgcactgcccagcaatccctgatttaattAGTTATACCTGTTATGCCACTGATGTTTACGGCAGCAATGAATGTCCTAACCCCTGATTTATCcatagcctaatcatgagacaatttacaatggccaattaacctaccaaccagcatgtctgtggaatgtgggaggaaaccagagcacctggaggaaaaccatgcattcatggggagaacatacagattccttacagacagcagcaggaattgaacccaagtcactggtactgtaaagcatcatgctaaccactatactaccgtgcCTTGGTTTCATATTGCTGTTTTGATGCTTGTTGTGTTCTAATCTGTGTTGCTGTGCCAAGCATTGTGGACACGCTATGTTGGTGCACAAATATGCGGCGACATTTGCGTTTGCCCCCAATACATTcctaggtgtgttggttgttaatgcaaacaccacaattcactgtatgttttgacgtacatgcaaaaaattaatctgaatctgaatggcaGAGGGGCTGAGGTTCCAGTTTCTGCTCGTTATGTCCTTGAGCCTGAAATGTAGTTCTAGTAAACCAAGTCAGAAGTGGATACGAAAAGTTAATGGAATATTTGTTGGCTTAAGAAAAATCTGATAAGGTTACTCCCATTTCTCAGCTCTCAGTCCACTGGTTTGTAGATTACAAATACTCACCTGCATGTTCAGACTTTCTTTAATTGAATAGGAGCCCCTCCAACACCCTTTTATAGTGGCAACTTTCAAACCCATACTATCCTTTGGGTGATTTTTTTTACCCTCAACCCTTAAATCTATATTCTCTGGTTATCGACTTTCCTATTAAAATGATCTCACTTCAGCTCCGCTTCTTCCAAAGAATTGCAAAGTTCATGACATAAATTAATAAGTTGCAAATTTAGCATACACACCGAAAGTGAGACCATATCCCAGTGCTGCCTGAGATCATTTGGAGATCAGAACACCTGTGCAACCCCTCTCTTACTTTTTGAATATGTGGAGGGAAATCAAATATTGTAGGGACGGCATCTTCTCGCAAGCGTCTGGTCTGTCCTGTCCGGTCAAAGCAGGTTTGCTCAAAATGTTTGGAGCAAAGGAAAGTGTGTTTGCTTGGCTTGAAGTTTTCCCGCCGAACAAGTTGTATCCACTCCATCCGTCTCCTGGGGTTAGAGGGAAACCTtaataataaaaagtaaaaaGTTATCTTACTGGGAACTGTAGACCTAAATTTcgggaaagattttaaaaaatgcaattTCTTAGAAATACTGAAAGGGAGAAAAATAAACAACCACAGACACTGGAGCTGTACCTTACATTGTTCATTGCTAAGCTCaggcactgtctgtgtggagattgcacgttctccctgtaactgtgtaGCTTTTTCCAACGGGCTCATTTCCTACCACACCTCAAAGTCCATAAGAccgaggaacagaattaggccatttggtccatcaagtctgccccccccattcaatcatggctgatcctccccccccccagccccactCCCCGTTACCTTTGTTatgtgtctaatcaagaacctatcaagctctgccttaaatgcacccaacaacctggcctccacagatgcctgtggtatCAAATTCACAACCtattgactaaagaaatttctcctcatctgttttaaatggacatcccttgatcctgaagttgtgccctcttgtcctagactcccccaccatgggaaacatcctttctacatctactctgtctaggcctttcaatatttgaaaggtttcaatgagattccccctcacccttctaaattccagtgagtacagacccagagccatcaaatgttcctcatatgataactctttcattcccagaatcacccttgtgaacctcctctgaaccctctccaacgccagcacatcttttcttagatgtgaagcccagaactgttcacaatactcaggtgcttataaagactcagcatcacacccctgctcttgtattctagacctcttgaaatgaatgctaacattgaattttccttcctcatcattGACTtgaccttcaagttaacctttaggttgttctgcacaaggacacccaagtcactttgcatctcaagagttttggattttctccccatttagaaaatagtctgtacctTTATTTTTACTACcaggtgcatgaccatgcattttccaatactgtatttcatttgccacttccttgcctattctcctaatctaagttcttctgcagcctcctgtttcctcaatactacctgatcctccaccaatcttcatatcatctgcaaacttggcaacaaagccatctattccatcatctaaatcatggaCATACAATataaaagaaatggtcccaacaccaacccctgcggaacataactagtcactggcagccaaccagaaaaggagccTCTTCTTCTCACTCATTGCCTtctactaatcagccaatgctctaaccatgccagtaattttcctttaataccatggtctcttaaattgataagcagccttatgtgtggcaccttgtcaaaggccttcttaaagtccaaatatataatgttcattgcatcccttttatctatcttacttgtaaac of Hypanus sabinus isolate sHypSab1 chromosome 6, sHypSab1.hap1, whole genome shotgun sequence contains these proteins:
- the LOC132395349 gene encoding THAP domain-containing protein 2-like isoform X1 — protein: MPTSCAAYGCTAVYRKNTNTSFHRFPSNPRRRMEWIQLVRRENFKPSKHTFLCSKHFEQTCFDRTGQTRRLREDAVPTIFDFPPHIQKKLAGRKSPLTSGGISNEQTPPKSFTSSGSNTNISTNTCSSTSTQTSSIKEVFQEHSYCLANPVVAKRKIIQLQDEVDYLRQQIKISKQRERRVVKKWRGVSNLLVELREKNLLPSDKEPELIQTVLSDKSLKKL
- the LOC132395349 gene encoding THAP domain-containing protein 2-like isoform X3; the protein is MEWIQLVRRENFKPSKHTFLCSKHFEQTCFDRTGQTRRLREDAVPTIFDFPPHIQKKLAGRKSPLTSGGISNEQTPPKSFTSSGSNTNISTNTCSSTSTQTSSIKEVFQEHSYCLANPVVAKRKIIQLQDEVDYLRQQIKISKQRERRVVKKWRGVSNLLVELREKNLLPSDKEPELIQTVLSDKSLKKL
- the LOC132395349 gene encoding THAP domain-containing protein 2-like isoform X2; its protein translation is MLGIWSSRFPSNPRRRMEWIQLVRRENFKPSKHTFLCSKHFEQTCFDRTGQTRRLREDAVPTIFDFPPHIQKKLAGRKSPLTSGGISNEQTPPKSFTSSGSNTNISTNTCSSTSTQTSSIKEVFQEHSYCLANPVVAKRKIIQLQDEVDYLRQQIKISKQRERRVVKKWRGVSNLLVELREKNLLPSDKEPELIQTVLSDKSLKKL